A window of Fibrobacter sp. UWB11 contains these coding sequences:
- a CDS encoding glycosyl hydrolase family 5 has product MKKILLSSILAAGTCAMFNACSDDSPSPLTPSVAASSSSADWFVGSCSSVDGNSNLGSSSSVAPGASASNSSSSVIVPPNSATSSSNGVPSQSSSSVNPTSSANPVSSAAESSSSKEPELDASGFPTLESYGPPSAEYTKDISATAKRGWNTRYWDACKPHCSWLKESSNDKTRADTSSNEAYLADLATARNCNIHDVEVPTFTLGNVTKSWFGYEGTRSACGDEKEKGVFTCTDMAPIAVNDTLAYAYVAGTGDSKCGKCYHLQYDGHFKDEFENNPPKATHKALKGKHLVVMASNIGHDVAGGNASLPAGQFDLMVPGGGVGAFDALSTQVNGANVNWGAGFGGFLTECQKNTNCGTEGSLDCYQTCVKDMCDAAFGNAGLPNLLRGCHWFADWYMAADNPTYYIEEVECPQYLVDHYMTRYNTSLENNFKKVTDWSTFKEGDVLDTLHCWKAGEAPPENGWQNPSAGCDVK; this is encoded by the coding sequence ATGAAAAAAATTTTATTGAGTTCTATATTGGCTGCGGGCACTTGTGCAATGTTTAATGCCTGCTCTGACGATTCTCCATCTCCGCTTACTCCGTCTGTTGCGGCTTCTTCATCGAGTGCTGATTGGTTTGTTGGAAGCTGCTCTAGTGTAGATGGAAATAGCAATTTGGGATCAAGCTCTTCTGTTGCTCCGGGGGCCAGTGCCTCTAACTCGAGTTCTTCTGTGATTGTTCCGCCTAATTCGGCGACCAGTTCAAGCAATGGAGTGCCGTCTCAGTCGAGCTCTTCTGTCAATCCGACATCTAGCGCAAATCCGGTTTCATCTGCTGCAGAAAGTTCTAGTAGCAAGGAACCGGAACTCGATGCAAGTGGTTTCCCGACTCTTGAATCTTACGGTCCGCCTTCGGCTGAATACACCAAGGACATCAGTGCTACGGCGAAACGTGGCTGGAATACTCGTTATTGGGATGCCTGCAAGCCGCATTGTTCCTGGCTTAAGGAAAGTTCGAACGATAAAACTCGTGCGGATACGTCTTCTAACGAGGCGTATCTTGCCGACTTAGCCACTGCGCGTAACTGCAATATTCACGATGTGGAAGTTCCCACCTTTACCTTGGGCAACGTAACGAAGTCTTGGTTCGGTTACGAAGGCACTAGAAGTGCTTGCGGCGACGAAAAGGAAAAGGGCGTGTTCACTTGCACCGACATGGCGCCGATTGCTGTGAACGACACTCTTGCCTATGCATACGTTGCTGGCACCGGCGACAGCAAGTGCGGCAAGTGCTATCATTTGCAGTACGACGGTCACTTTAAGGACGAGTTCGAAAATAACCCGCCCAAGGCGACCCATAAGGCACTTAAAGGTAAACACTTGGTGGTGATGGCCTCCAACATCGGTCACGATGTGGCGGGTGGCAATGCTAGTCTTCCGGCAGGTCAGTTTGACTTGATGGTTCCGGGTGGTGGCGTGGGCGCCTTTGACGCTCTCTCTACTCAGGTGAATGGCGCAAACGTAAACTGGGGCGCAGGTTTTGGCGGGTTCCTTACGGAATGCCAGAAAAATACTAACTGCGGCACCGAAGGCTCTTTGGACTGTTACCAGACGTGTGTTAAGGATATGTGCGATGCCGCTTTCGGTAACGCCGGCCTCCCGAATCTTTTGCGTGGTTGTCACTGGTTTGCTGATTGGTACATGGCTGCGGACAATCCGACTTACTACATCGAAGAAGTGGAATGCCCGCAGTATTTGGTCGATCATTACATGACTCGATACAACACCTCTTTGGAAAACAACTTCAAGAAAGTGACTGACTGGTCCACTTTCAAGGAAGGCGATGTACTCGACACGCTCCATTGCTGGAAGGCGGGCGAGGCTCCTCCGGAAAACGGCTGGCAAAATCCGAGCGCCGGCTGCGATGTTAAATAA
- a CDS encoding carbohydrate binding domain-containing protein has translation MMRSLISIIGSVLMALCFAGCSESDTTAGIEIGNPEISNIGLTAEFSIDYSDAKPVVLSKVAAEDEKVVIDTFDLTLSEVKSYCTFYDKGTSVDVDKGQQIWPYEDDPAAVLPISFTDGAYVKDAFYNINLKNGGLLKEIGVSFQVGKKSGVNSIYGRIRQGGKEIPFVYEMNNIQLFELLYNQAQIDIQDSAVNLSVAFRVHRFVDGLDFDSAKIGEDGIIHFSKTENEKLWNALNDRFLPSFQCLRFKYTAANGAEYDGFVDDIWAEIVEPLNKNFVTNGDFKEGGNDWVFHTQFNGVADTSVVKEKNSNVMRVHVTKGGNFSYSVQLLHENIPVVAGATYKFIFTIWSNVDGEMTARLGNSIYNGETNGFQEHVKVSTSGKSFEIEFSPAETDPYARLDLNLGKVERTIWIKDVQLIRIK, from the coding sequence ATGATGCGTTCTTTGATTTCAATAATCGGTTCTGTGCTTATGGCACTGTGTTTTGCTGGGTGTTCTGAATCCGACACTACGGCCGGTATTGAAATTGGGAATCCTGAAATCAGCAATATCGGGCTTACCGCCGAGTTCTCGATTGACTATTCGGATGCGAAGCCGGTGGTGCTTTCCAAGGTCGCTGCCGAAGATGAAAAGGTCGTTATCGATACGTTCGATTTGACCTTGAGTGAAGTGAAGTCTTATTGTACTTTCTATGACAAGGGCACGTCTGTCGATGTGGATAAGGGGCAACAAATTTGGCCGTACGAAGATGACCCGGCTGCGGTGCTCCCCATTTCGTTTACGGATGGAGCTTATGTCAAGGACGCTTTCTACAATATCAATTTGAAGAACGGCGGGCTTCTGAAAGAAATTGGAGTCAGCTTCCAAGTGGGCAAAAAGAGTGGTGTCAATTCCATTTACGGGCGAATCCGCCAGGGTGGCAAGGAAATTCCGTTTGTCTACGAGATGAACAACATCCAGTTGTTTGAATTGCTGTATAACCAGGCGCAAATTGATATTCAGGATTCTGCAGTGAATTTGTCTGTTGCTTTCCGCGTACACCGCTTTGTTGATGGTCTTGATTTTGATTCTGCAAAGATTGGTGAGGATGGAATTATTCATTTTAGCAAGACGGAAAATGAAAAACTCTGGAATGCTCTGAATGATCGTTTCTTGCCGAGTTTCCAATGCCTGCGCTTCAAGTACACGGCGGCTAATGGTGCTGAATATGACGGCTTTGTAGATGATATCTGGGCGGAAATTGTTGAGCCCTTGAACAAGAACTTTGTTACAAATGGTGACTTTAAAGAAGGTGGCAATGACTGGGTTTTCCATACGCAATTCAATGGTGTTGCCGATACTTCTGTCGTAAAAGAAAAGAACTCTAACGTCATGCGTGTGCACGTCACTAAAGGTGGAAACTTCTCGTACAGCGTGCAACTGCTGCACGAAAACATTCCCGTGGTGGCTGGTGCTACGTACAAATTTATATTCACCATTTGGTCTAATGTCGATGGCGAGATGACGGCTCGCTTGGGTAATTCCATTTACAATGGTGAAACGAATGGGTTCCAGGAACACGTCAAGGTTTCGACTTCGGGCAAGTCGTTTGAAATCGAATTTTCGCCTGCGGAAACAGATCCGTATGCCCGTCTAGATTTGAATCTGGGCAAGGTCGAAAGAACGATTTGGATCAAGGATGTGCAGTTGATTAGAATTAAGTAG
- a CDS encoding alpha-1,4-glucan--maltose-1-phosphate maltosyltransferase: protein MATIPTLKENLVIENIRPNIEGGRFMLKREPGDTVTLQADIFRHSHEKYDAAIFYRHVSKKKWEQAPMHFVDNDLWEGTFTVGNIGYYEYKICAWTKEPKDVPTESPVMKLRVDPTYSRVGTWYEMWPKSQGTDPKKSATWKDCEKQLDYIAGLGFDTVYLVPIHPIGVTNRKGANNALHAKVDKKGNPLEPGCPYAVGNKNGGHYDVDPELGTMKDFEHFAKAARAKGLRLALDIALNCSPDHPYVKSHPEWFYHEPDGSIKFAENPPKKYEDIYPFDYYNENYKELWKEIENIILFWADKGIEIFRIDNPHTKPFPFWEWLIADVKEKRPELVFLAEAFTRPKMMHRLAKSGFDMSYTYFAWRSAKWEFEQYLKELTQSNAKEYMRGIFFPTTPDIFPKYLAYKGANAFKQRYFLAATLSSLTGMYNGYELCENIPSPIKEELADSEKYQYKVHNWSGPGIQDFVRRLNVARQEHAALQEYDNLEFHYAQNDQLMVYSKKSGNDVILCVCNMDMDHVQEGIVELDMAKLGLENDSFFFLKDVVTDESYVWRGNKNYVKLDPAKAPGHMFVVKKI from the coding sequence ATGGCAACTATTCCAACTCTAAAAGAAAATCTCGTTATTGAAAATATCCGCCCGAACATCGAGGGCGGTCGTTTCATGCTTAAGCGTGAACCCGGTGATACCGTGACTTTGCAGGCCGACATTTTCCGCCACAGTCACGAAAAGTACGATGCTGCAATTTTTTACCGTCATGTTTCCAAGAAAAAATGGGAACAGGCTCCGATGCACTTTGTTGATAACGACCTTTGGGAAGGTACGTTCACGGTCGGAAATATCGGCTATTACGAATATAAGATTTGCGCTTGGACCAAGGAACCGAAGGATGTTCCGACAGAAAGTCCGGTGATGAAACTCCGCGTGGACCCGACGTACAGTCGCGTAGGTACGTGGTATGAAATGTGGCCGAAGAGCCAGGGCACGGACCCGAAGAAGTCTGCCACTTGGAAAGATTGCGAAAAGCAACTCGACTACATTGCGGGCCTTGGTTTCGATACGGTTTATCTTGTTCCGATTCACCCGATTGGTGTTACGAACCGCAAGGGCGCAAACAACGCGCTGCATGCAAAGGTTGACAAGAAGGGCAATCCGCTGGAACCGGGATGCCCGTACGCTGTCGGTAACAAGAACGGCGGTCATTATGACGTGGACCCGGAACTTGGGACCATGAAGGACTTTGAGCATTTTGCAAAAGCCGCGCGTGCCAAGGGACTGCGCCTTGCACTTGATATCGCACTTAACTGCAGCCCGGACCATCCGTATGTGAAGTCTCACCCGGAATGGTTCTACCACGAACCGGATGGCAGCATCAAGTTTGCAGAAAACCCGCCCAAGAAGTACGAAGACATCTATCCGTTCGACTACTACAACGAGAACTACAAGGAACTCTGGAAGGAAATCGAGAACATTATTTTGTTCTGGGCGGACAAGGGAATTGAAATTTTCCGTATCGACAATCCGCATACCAAGCCGTTCCCGTTCTGGGAATGGTTGATTGCGGATGTTAAGGAAAAACGCCCGGAACTTGTGTTCCTCGCTGAAGCGTTCACCCGCCCGAAGATGATGCATCGCTTGGCAAAGTCTGGCTTTGACATGAGCTACACGTATTTCGCATGGCGCTCTGCCAAGTGGGAATTCGAACAGTATCTGAAGGAACTCACGCAGTCCAATGCTAAGGAATACATGCGCGGTATCTTCTTCCCGACGACGCCGGATATTTTCCCGAAGTATCTTGCATACAAAGGTGCTAATGCCTTCAAACAGCGCTACTTCTTGGCTGCTACGCTTTCGAGCCTCACGGGTATGTACAACGGATACGAACTTTGCGAAAACATTCCAAGCCCGATTAAGGAAGAACTTGCCGATAGCGAAAAGTATCAGTACAAAGTACACAACTGGTCTGGCCCGGGTATTCAAGACTTTGTTCGTCGTCTGAACGTTGCCCGTCAGGAACATGCTGCTTTGCAGGAATACGATAACCTTGAATTCCATTATGCACAGAATGACCAGCTGATGGTTTATTCCAAGAAGTCTGGCAATGACGTGATTCTTTGCGTGTGCAACATGGATATGGATCATGTGCAAGAAGGTATCGTGGAACTCGACATGGCAAAGCTTGGACTTGAGAACGATTCGTTCTTCTTCTTGAAGGATGTCGTGACGGATGAAAGCTATGTCTGGCGTGGAAACAAGAACTACGTGAAGCTGGATCCTGCAAAGGCCCCTGGCCACATGTTTGTGGTGAAGAAAATCTAA
- a CDS encoding toxin-antitoxin system YwqK family antitoxin, translated as MKFHQFIAFSALLCYFAGCTVERAEEQILARHVNGVKKTSIWVYPDGTVLKRNEWYNDGIKEFEIPYKDGVPHGEFKRWTGFGDIAMTGNYNKGQQDGKWTVYYQNKKVEAVQYYKDDHPVGDWEGYHHNGVKAFEEHYDDKGNPTGVWKKWHDNGILAEENSNCYDAKRNFIHDGENEPNPGYIKRYGRDCRIVEYYECEGEEKSGIYKRYYESYGEPDSTGESCNKAQIKEEGFADSDILFDPHTTYRADGSLIKKIKSDYFKGREKIQWFDENNNVVRESNFITEETDGPVESSGISYGTCANSSTLFCAETSFVRSSWPSGTLDTCTLSYKDAFKQSIGKFPVSLRYIKAGHVLLYEEFWAYDDPPTSYGDPALRISRSFYPDSMGGKMASEGFWQRSPDGKSKRHGIWRNWYPSGILRDSLTYVNGERVGEQFSYDSTGKLTIHKTENGKNRPVIMHLLGN; from the coding sequence ATGAAGTTCCATCAATTCATCGCTTTTTCTGCACTTTTATGCTATTTCGCCGGCTGTACAGTCGAGCGGGCTGAAGAACAAATACTCGCAAGACACGTAAACGGTGTCAAAAAGACCTCCATTTGGGTTTACCCGGACGGAACAGTCCTTAAACGCAACGAATGGTACAACGACGGCATCAAGGAATTCGAAATTCCGTACAAGGATGGCGTACCGCACGGCGAATTCAAGCGCTGGACGGGTTTTGGCGATATTGCCATGACCGGCAACTACAACAAAGGGCAGCAAGACGGCAAGTGGACCGTTTACTACCAGAACAAGAAAGTCGAAGCAGTCCAGTATTACAAGGATGACCACCCTGTTGGTGACTGGGAAGGCTATCACCACAATGGTGTAAAGGCTTTTGAAGAACATTACGACGACAAAGGCAACCCCACTGGAGTATGGAAAAAGTGGCACGACAACGGAATCCTCGCCGAAGAAAACAGCAACTGTTACGATGCGAAGAGAAACTTTATTCATGACGGGGAAAACGAACCGAATCCGGGATACATCAAACGCTATGGTCGTGACTGCAGAATTGTGGAATACTACGAATGCGAAGGCGAAGAGAAATCAGGCATTTACAAGCGGTATTACGAATCGTATGGAGAACCCGATTCCACTGGCGAAAGTTGCAACAAAGCCCAAATCAAGGAAGAAGGATTCGCAGACAGCGACATCCTTTTCGACCCGCACACAACCTACAGGGCAGACGGTTCCCTCATCAAAAAAATCAAGTCGGATTATTTCAAGGGGCGTGAAAAAATACAGTGGTTCGACGAAAACAACAACGTTGTACGGGAAAGCAATTTTATTACGGAAGAAACAGACGGACCTGTAGAAAGCTCCGGCATTTCCTACGGAACTTGTGCCAACTCTTCCACGCTGTTCTGCGCCGAGACTTCGTTTGTCCGTTCTTCTTGGCCCAGCGGGACACTCGACACTTGCACCTTAAGCTACAAGGATGCGTTCAAACAAAGCATCGGCAAGTTTCCGGTATCGTTACGCTACATCAAGGCAGGACACGTTCTTTTATACGAAGAATTCTGGGCGTACGACGATCCACCGACAAGCTATGGAGATCCAGCTCTTCGCATAAGCCGCAGTTTCTACCCAGACAGCATGGGTGGCAAAATGGCAAGCGAAGGTTTTTGGCAAAGATCTCCTGACGGCAAATCCAAACGCCACGGCATCTGGCGCAACTGGTACCCGAGCGGAATTCTTCGTGACAGCCTTACCTACGTAAACGGGGAACGCGTGGGCGAGCAGTTCAGCTACGACAGCACGGGAAAACTCACAATACATAAAACAGAGAACGGCAAAAACCGCCCTGTCATCATGCATTTGCTAGGAAATTAG
- a CDS encoding GNAT family N-acetyltransferase, giving the protein MSDFLDDEPYEFSLQEVEGERVVLRPLGEADVQPLFELIDESREFLSEHLPWPEECSLPEDVCARIESWNMQAQMANGACWGIFEKVSKKITGCIMLGWVQWKNRSATVSYWLGQKFCGRGLATEALILASSEAFAMGLNRLELTSSVRNLKSAAVARRAGFQEEGLCREYERIHGHFEDHLRFSLLAKDFC; this is encoded by the coding sequence ATGAGCGATTTTTTAGACGACGAACCTTACGAATTTTCGTTGCAAGAAGTTGAAGGCGAACGTGTTGTGTTGCGACCGCTTGGCGAAGCAGACGTGCAGCCGCTGTTCGAACTTATTGACGAATCTCGCGAGTTCTTGTCGGAGCACTTGCCGTGGCCGGAGGAATGCTCTTTGCCCGAGGATGTTTGTGCAAGGATTGAGTCTTGGAACATGCAAGCGCAGATGGCAAATGGCGCCTGCTGGGGCATTTTCGAAAAGGTTTCGAAGAAAATCACGGGTTGCATCATGCTTGGCTGGGTGCAGTGGAAAAATCGCTCGGCCACTGTAAGTTACTGGCTCGGCCAAAAATTTTGCGGACGTGGCCTCGCGACCGAGGCGCTGATTTTGGCATCGAGTGAAGCTTTTGCGATGGGGCTGAATCGTCTCGAACTGACATCTTCGGTCCGTAATCTGAAGAGTGCTGCGGTTGCCCGCCGAGCGGGTTTTCAAGAGGAAGGTCTCTGCCGCGAATACGAACGAATCCACGGGCATTTCGAGGATCATTTGCGTTTTTCGCTTCTTGCGAAAGATTTCTGCTAA
- a CDS encoding TIGR02147 family protein: METGENHIVEPDVLQYTNYRVYLRDYYEYKKKTVPAFSLRFFAEKAGLSSHAHLKLTIDGKRNITKNTVVKLIHGLGLDGQRAAYFESLVFFNQAQTDADKQVYYAQLLKASPRSKLHKMDKAQFRIFREWHHSAILEMVALKDFRPIPDWISKRLGGLITPAQVTESLKLLVEVGLLVKTANGFRQRDPLITTDDEVQDMMVKMYHLQMLKLSADMLSALPGPQRDVSALTFSIKREDFPNLKKHLQLMRKELLDFSAKAGEAEEVVQINIQLYPLTRGV; encoded by the coding sequence ATGGAAACAGGAGAAAATCACATAGTTGAACCTGATGTTCTGCAATACACGAACTACCGTGTGTATTTGCGGGACTACTATGAGTACAAGAAGAAGACGGTTCCGGCGTTTAGCCTCCGTTTCTTCGCGGAGAAGGCCGGGCTTTCGAGCCATGCCCATCTCAAGCTCACCATTGACGGAAAGCGAAACATTACAAAGAACACGGTGGTAAAGCTCATCCACGGCCTCGGCTTGGATGGCCAGCGTGCCGCATATTTTGAAAGTCTCGTTTTCTTCAACCAGGCTCAGACGGATGCGGATAAGCAGGTCTATTACGCTCAACTTCTGAAAGCGAGCCCGCGTTCCAAGCTGCACAAGATGGACAAGGCGCAGTTCCGTATTTTCCGCGAATGGCACCACTCCGCAATTCTTGAAATGGTGGCGCTCAAGGATTTTCGCCCGATTCCCGACTGGATTTCTAAACGCCTCGGTGGCCTTATTACGCCTGCCCAGGTGACCGAATCGCTCAAGTTGCTGGTGGAGGTTGGTCTTTTGGTGAAGACTGCCAATGGTTTCCGCCAGCGCGACCCGTTGATTACTACAGACGACGAAGTTCAGGACATGATGGTCAAGATGTACCATCTCCAGATGCTCAAACTCTCGGCAGACATGCTTTCGGCGCTTCCGGGCCCGCAAAGGGACGTTTCTGCCCTGACTTTTAGCATAAAACGCGAAGATTTCCCCAATTTGAAAAAACATTTGCAATTAATGCGCAAAGAACTACTAGATTTCTCTGCTAAAGCGGGTGAAGCAGAGGAAGTTGTGCAAATCAACATTCAACTGTACCCTCTAACACGAGGAGTATGA
- a CDS encoding prepilin-type N-terminal cleavage/methylation domain-containing protein produces the protein MLNHSSKKSGFTLVEVVVVVAIMGILTTMGVAGLRGAVINSRMKDNAVNVTAFLERVANESSRMSKRLCVKVSNSTEQELQVFEPIDGSCNVDRPPALYDVYNLESPARFGCDNDAIDLDEFGTNWGDGAMFVPRMGISAAPTEGYLCMQYGDDLVFARAQKEKNNNVIVPWWRTGGVWMKL, from the coding sequence ATGTTGAATCACAGTTCTAAAAAGAGCGGCTTTACCCTAGTAGAAGTTGTTGTCGTTGTGGCAATAATGGGTATTTTGACTACAATGGGAGTTGCGGGCTTGAGAGGTGCCGTGATTAATAGCCGTATGAAGGATAACGCCGTGAATGTGACGGCGTTCTTGGAACGTGTTGCTAACGAGTCTAGCCGTATGTCAAAGCGCCTTTGCGTGAAAGTGTCTAACAGTACTGAACAGGAACTTCAAGTTTTTGAACCTATTGATGGCTCTTGTAATGTCGATCGTCCACCTGCATTGTACGATGTGTATAATCTCGAATCGCCTGCAAGATTTGGCTGTGACAATGATGCTATAGACTTGGATGAATTTGGAACCAATTGGGGTGATGGCGCGATGTTTGTACCGCGTATGGGCATTTCGGCGGCTCCCACGGAAGGCTATTTGTGCATGCAGTATGGGGATGATTTGGTTTTTGCTCGTGCCCAAAAAGAAAAAAACAACAATGTGATCGTTCCTTGGTGGAGAACGGGTGGCGTTTGGATGAAATTGTAG